One genomic region from Xenopus laevis strain J_2021 chromosome 2L, Xenopus_laevis_v10.1, whole genome shotgun sequence encodes:
- the LOC121399926 gene encoding palmitoyltransferase ZDHHC20-like: MDLHRLWNFCAIILGWFAVFSAVSLLVGIYYTYVLEFCIFTVTSLAEKVIYMVFYHIFFIMLAWSYGMTILNRPATPSKEFDLSDIEQGQFVRQEKQDFHQDILQCIAKELPIYTVTKNGNIRYCRICNLMMPDRCYHCLACNKCVLKHYSHCFLVNNCVGFSNYKYYFQLLFYVMLHCLFVCTTGLQYAMKFWTQELPYTDAKYPILYMVGVNAVLLLFIVPIFIYHCWLVGKNRTSAENCKPLFFRNIPTNMGFSLGLSKNLKEVFGEEKKYWLLPVYTRKGDGCSFPTGYERENPEQNGIDF, translated from the coding sequence ATGGATTTACATCGCCTTTGGAACTTCTGTGCAATAATTCTGGGCTGGTTCGCGGTATTTAGTGCTGTCTCTCTTTTAGTAGGCATTTATTATACCTATGTGCTGGAGTTCTGTATATTTACAGTGACATCACTTGCTGAGAAAGTGATCTACATGGTGTTTTATCACATCTTTTTCATCATGTTGGCATGGTCATATGGAATGACCATACTTAATCGTCCTGCTACCCCATCTAAGGAGTTTGACTTATCGGACATTGAGCAGGGCCAATTTGTAAGGCAGGAGAAGCAAGACTTTCACCAGGACATTCTCCAGTGCATTGCTAAAGAGCTGCCTATTTACACAGTGACAAAGAATGGAAACATCCGATACTGCCGCATATGCAACCTAATGATGCCAGACAGATGCTACCATTGTTTAGCCTGCAACAAGTGCGTGCTTAAGCATTACTCTCACTGCTTTTTGGTCAACAACTGTGTAGGATTTTCAAACTACAAGTACTACTTCCAGCTGTTATTTTACGTTATGCTGCACTGCCTATTCGTCTGCACTACAGGACTTCAGTATGCAATGAAGTTTTGGACTCAGGAGCTGCCATACACCGATGCAAAATATCCAATCCTTTACATGGTTGGAGTGAATGCAGTTCTACTTCTTTTCATAGTGCCAATCTTTATCTATCATTGCTGGCTTGTTGGAAAAAACAGAAcctctgcagaaaactgcaagcCTCTTTTCTTCCGCAATATTCCAACGAATATGGGCTTTTCTCTTGGTTTGAGCAAGAATCTGAAAGAGGTGTTTGGTGAAGAgaagaaatattggttactccCTGTGTATACCAGGAAAGGTGACGGATGCTCTTTTCCAACTGGTTATGAGAGAGAGAACCCAGAGCAAAACGGCATTGACTTTTAA
- the LOC121399934 gene encoding palmitoyltransferase ZDHHC20-like, giving the protein MDLHRLWNFCAIILGWFAVFSAVSLLVGIYYTYVLEFCIFTVTSLAEKVIYMVFYHIFFIMLAWSYGMTILNRPATPSKEFDLSDIEQGQFVRQEKQDFHQDILQCIAKELPIYTVTKNGNIRYCRICNLMMPDRCYHCLACNKCVLKHYSHCFLVNNCVGFSNYKYYFQLLFYVMLHCLFVCTTGLQYAMKFWTQELPYTDAKYPILYMVGVNAVLLLFIVPIFIYHCWLVGKNRTSAENCKPLFFRNIPTNMGFSLGLSKNLKAVFGEEKKYWLLPVYTRKGDGCSFPTGYERENPEQNGIDF; this is encoded by the coding sequence ATGGATTTACATCGCCTTTGGAACTTCTGTGCAATAATTCTGGGCTGGTTCGCGGTATTTAGTGCTGTCTCTCTTTTAGTAGGCATTTATTATACCTATGTGCTGGAGTTCTGTATATTTACAGTGACATCACTTGCTGAGAAAGTGATCTACATGGTGTTTTATCACATCTTTTTCATCATGTTGGCATGGTCATATGGAATGACCATACTTAATCGTCCTGCTACCCCATCTAAGGAGTTTGACTTATCGGACATTGAGCAGGGCCAATTTGTAAGGCAGGAGAAGCAAGACTTTCACCAGGACATTCTCCAGTGCATTGCTAAAGAGCTGCCTATTTACACAGTGACAAAGAATGGAAACATCCGATACTGCCGCATATGCAACCTAATGATGCCAGACAGATGCTACCATTGTTTAGCCTGCAACAAGTGCGTGCTTAAGCATTACTCTCACTGCTTTTTGGTCAACAACTGTGTAGGATTTTCAAACTACAAGTACTACTTCCAGCTGTTATTTTACGTTATGCTGCACTGCCTATTCGTCTGCACTACAGGACTTCAGTATGCAATGAAGTTTTGGACTCAGGAGCTGCCATACACCGATGCAAAATATCCAATCCTTTACATGGTTGGAGTGAATGCAGTTCTACTTCTTTTCATAGTGCCAATCTTTATCTATCATTGCTGGCTTGTTGGAAAAAACAGAAcctctgcagaaaactgcaagcCTCTTTTCTTCCGCAATATTCCAACGAATATGGGCTTTTCTCTTGGTTTGAGCAAGAATCTGAAAGCGGTGTTTGGTGAAGAgaagaaatattggttactccCTGTGTATACCAGGAAAGGTGACGGATGCTCTTTTCCAACTGGTTATGAGAGAGAGAACCCAGAGCAAAACGGCATTGACTTTTAA